A stretch of Nonomuraea africana DNA encodes these proteins:
- a CDS encoding antibiotic biosynthesis monooxygenase family protein, with translation MTETSVFRVMLRMQIFPGKERDFEKVWYSVADVVGDNPANVGQWLLRSAEEDGVYYIMSDWVDEARFREFEGSEAHVEHRKKLHPYRSHGSMTTLNMVFDLGRERAERGG, from the coding sequence ATGACGGAAACGAGTGTCTTCCGGGTGATGCTGCGCATGCAGATCTTCCCGGGCAAGGAACGGGACTTCGAGAAGGTCTGGTACTCCGTCGCGGACGTGGTCGGCGACAACCCCGCGAACGTCGGGCAGTGGCTGTTGCGGAGCGCGGAGGAGGACGGCGTCTACTACATCATGAGCGACTGGGTGGACGAGGCCAGGTTCCGCGAGTTCGAGGGCAGCGAGGCGCACGTCGAGCACCGCAAGAAGCTGCACCCCTATCGCTCGCACGGCTCGATGACGACCCTGAACATGGTGTTCGACCTCGGCCGCGAGCGCGCG